In the genome of Segatella copri, one region contains:
- a CDS encoding DUF4250 domain-containing protein, which translates to MDKLPMNDVPMLVSAINFLLRDHEFDTLDEICNHFNVNRAALEAKMATQGFEWSEQQNKFW; encoded by the coding sequence ATGGATAAGTTACCAATGAATGATGTTCCGATGCTGGTAAGCGCCATCAACTTCCTGCTTCGTGACCACGAGTTTGATACACTCGATGAAATCTGTAATCACTTTAACGTGAACCGTGCGGCATTAGAGGCGAAAATGGCTACCCAAGGCTTTGAGTGGTCAGAGCAGCAGAATAAATTCTGGTAA
- a CDS encoding YitT family protein, which produces MNPPRPLWKSVQDYVMIAIGMISYAIGWNVFLLPTNVTASGLPGISSIIYWATGCPVQIPYFIANATLLICAFKILGAKFCVKTVYAVIVVTALTSFFSSRLGDIHLLENQPLWAAFLGAVFCGCGIGLGFSVGGSTGGTDIIAAIVNKYRDISLGRVIMICDIFIISSSYLVVHDWEKVLYGYVVLCVQAFCIDQVVNSRRRSVQFFIISQKYEEIGKRINVDADRGVTVVNASGFYSGQDVKMLFVLAKQRQAPAIFRLISEIDPNAFVSQSAVIGVYGEGFDKIKYKAKKEHGV; this is translated from the coding sequence ATGAATCCTCCTCGACCCTTGTGGAAGTCTGTACAAGACTATGTAATGATTGCGATAGGAATGATTTCCTACGCCATTGGATGGAACGTATTCCTCTTGCCTACCAATGTGACGGCAAGCGGATTGCCAGGTATTTCCAGTATCATCTATTGGGCAACCGGTTGCCCTGTGCAAATCCCATATTTCATCGCCAACGCCACCTTATTAATATGTGCGTTCAAGATTTTGGGAGCTAAGTTCTGTGTCAAGACCGTTTATGCCGTTATCGTGGTAACCGCCTTGACCTCCTTCTTCTCCAGTCGTTTAGGCGATATTCATCTCTTGGAAAACCAACCTTTATGGGCTGCTTTCCTGGGTGCCGTTTTCTGCGGCTGCGGAATCGGACTCGGTTTCTCTGTTGGTGGAAGTACGGGTGGTACGGATATCATTGCCGCCATTGTCAACAAGTATCGCGACATTTCCTTAGGTAGAGTGATTATGATATGCGACATCTTCATCATCAGTTCCAGCTATCTGGTGGTTCACGATTGGGAGAAAGTGTTATATGGTTATGTGGTTCTTTGCGTTCAGGCATTCTGCATCGACCAGGTGGTGAACAGTCGCCGTAGAAGTGTACAGTTCTTCATCATTTCGCAGAAGTATGAGGAGATAGGCAAGCGCATCAACGTGGATGCTGATAGAGGAGTAACGGTGGTGAACGCCAGCGGTTTCTATTCCGGTCAGGATGTGAAGATGCTCTTCGTGCTTGCCAAGCAGCGCCAGGCTCCAGCCATTTTCCGCCTTATCAGCGAGATAGACCCGAATGCTTTTGTCAGTCAGAGTGCCGTGATCGGTGTTTATGGCGAAGGCTTTGATAAGATTAAGTACAAGGCTAAGAAGGAACATGGAGTATAG